From a single Maylandia zebra isolate NMK-2024a linkage group LG3, Mzebra_GT3a, whole genome shotgun sequence genomic region:
- the LOC101486097 gene encoding homeobox protein Nkx-2.3, translating into MPGNMSKEDAPSRSTCLTFTIDNILNLRPQESGDLDCSNGQKDGGCKNVLEERCEDVWDVRRTEETVKPRVQRGGNTPPLTAGSCPQNECSAEEPQQQHYQQQQQQQTVDSKAMVKKKTRTIFSKRQIFQLEATFDMKRYLSSSERACLASSLQLTETQVKIWFQNRRNKLKRQLSTDMEGQLAADHFTEAGKNVQLPTFYKDSSVLGGCLLPIPFPVVYPTANAAPYIYFSNTGKYFGLFDADC; encoded by the exons ATGCCGGGGAATATGAGCAAAGAGGATGCCCCCAGTCGGAGCACTTGTTTGACCTTCACAATTGACAACATCCTCAACCTGAGGCCGCAAGAAAGTGGAGATTTGGACTGTTCAAACGGGCAGAAAGACGGTGGATGTAAGAATGTTTTGGAGGAGCGATGTGAGGATGTGTGGGACGTCCGAAGGACAGAGGAGACAG TGAAGCCCAGAGTTCAGCGCGGGGGAAACACACCGCCGCTCACCGCTGGATCCTGTCCGCAAAATGAGTGCAGCGCTGAggagccacagcagcagcactaccaacaacaacagcagcagcagactgtgGACTCCAAAGCCATGGTAAAGAAGAAAACGCGCACCATCTTCTCCAAGCGACAGATATTTCAACTCGAGGCGACTTTTGACATGAAGCGCTATCTGAGCAGCTCGGAGAGAGCGTGCCTCGCGAGCTCCCTGCAGCTCACGGAGACCCAGGTGAAAATCTGGTTCCAGAACCGCCGCAACAAGCTCAAGAGACAGCTGTCCACGGACATGGAGGGCCAGCTGGCCGCCGATCACTTTACAGAGGCAGGAAAAAACGTGCAATTACCAACTTTTTACAAAGACAGCAGCGTGCTGGGCGGATGTTTGTTACCCATACCGTTCCCTGTCGTGTACCCGACAGCAAACGCCGCGCCTTACATTTACTTCTCTAACACTGGCAAATACTTTGGCCTCTTTGATGCAGACTGTTGA